In Astatotilapia calliptera chromosome 23, fAstCal1.2, whole genome shotgun sequence, a genomic segment contains:
- the spry2 gene encoding protein sprouty homolog 2, with amino-acid sequence MFSRSQNDSDGGGGQRGSSLNRPAGTLNDEGSSEPRTRQTDDGPSNPGLNKGQLPHTEPVLSLDQIRITGSSNEYTEGPTVAQKSSGTQDTSQGLGGSGQQETQKERPYNLRNLHGNSSTPGAMQSSSVDDSHSSIRTSVGSVSSDQRLIGSPENGEQIIRTQPKRSELNSEELKPLNEESRPVVVMTSSSVNRNQGKHSVRCEDCGRCQCSDCRRPRVLPSCWMCGRRCVCSADSAVEYGTCVCCIKGLFYHCSSDDEDTCTDKPFSCTQSHCCVRWVTVSLLSLFLPCILCYLPVKGCVAVCQCCYDRAKRPGCRCKNSNSVHYEDVRKPT; translated from the coding sequence ATGTTTTCCAGAAGTCAGAACGACAGCGACGGGGGAGGAGGGCAGCGGGGGTCATCATTGAACCGGCCAGCGGGTACACTGAATGACGAAGGGAGCTCTGAACCACGGACTCGGCAGACTGATGACGGTCCTTCAAATCCCGGGTTGAACAAAGGACAGCTGCCCCATACTGAACCAGTGCTATCTCTGGATCAGATTAGGATAACTGGGAGTAGCAATGAGTACACAGAAGGGCCTACTGTTGCCCAAAAGTCTTCAGGTACTCAGGATACATCACAGGGCTTAGGAGGCAGTGGACAGCAGGAGACTCAAAAAGAGAGGCCTTATAATCTCCGCAACCTGCACGGAAACTCTTCCACGCCGGGTGCTATGCAGTCTTCCAGTGTAGACGACTCCCATAGCAGCATCAGGACCAGCGTGGGAAGCGTTTCTTCAGACCAGAGGCTTATCGGCAGCCCAGAGAACGGCGAACAGATAATCAGAACACAGCCCAAGCGTTCCGAACTGAACTCAGAGGAGCTGAAACCCCTGAATGAGGAGTCCAGGCCAGTAGTGGTGATGACGAGCAGCAGTGTCAATAGAAATCAAGGTAAACACTCGGTTAGGTGTGAGGACTGCGGCCGATGTCAGTGTTCAGATTGCCGTCGCCCACGGGTGCTCCCTTCCTGTTGGATGTGCGGCCGGCGGTGTGTGTGCTCAGCAGATAGTGCAGTGGAGTACGGGACATGCGTCTGCTGCATAAAAGGCCTTTTCTACCACTGCTCCAGCGACGACGAGGACACGTGCACGGACAAGCCATTCTCGTGCACGCAGTCCCACTGCTGCGTCCGCTGGGTCACCGTGTCGCTCCTCTCCTTGTTCTTGCCCTGTATCCTGTGCTACCTCCCGGTTAAAGGATGCGTGGCAGTGTGTCAGTGCTGCTATGACAGAGCCAAACGACCCGGCTGTCGGTGCAAGAACTCAAATTCAGTCCACTATGAGGATGTCCGGAAACCAACGTAG